The sequence ACGTGATGCGCACTGCCCTGTTCTTCGCCCTCGCGGCATTTCTCGAGATCGCCGGCTGCTTCGCCTTCTGGGCGGCGGTGCGCAACGGGGCGAGCGCGCTGTGGCTGGCGCCGGGGGCGCTGAGCCTGATCGCATTCGGCGCGGCGCTGACGCAGGTCGATGCCAGCGCGGCGGGGCGGGCCTTCGCGGCCTATGGCGGCGTCTATGTCGCCGCCTCGCTGGTCTGGCTGTGGGCGGTGGAGGGGTTCCGGCC comes from Ancylobacter sp. TS-1 and encodes:
- a CDS encoding YnfA family protein, translating into MRTALFFALAAFLEIAGCFAFWAAVRNGASALWLAPGALSLIAFGAALTQVDASAAGRAFAAYGGVYVAASLVWLWAVEGFRPDRWDLAGGALCLVGAAVVVFGPRG